AGATATTGTGACAGCCGAGGTAATCGCTTTTCCGCAGCACGGCTTACTAAGAGATAATGTGCCACAGTTACTACGTGAAGCATTACGCAACGGTGCTACAATGATTGGTGGACTTGATCCGGCTGGAATCGATAATACTATTGAGCGTTCTCTATACGAAACAATGGATATTGCCCATGAATTTAATGTCGATGTTGATATTCATTTACATGATGGCGGTCACGTTGGCTACTATACAATAGATAAGTGGCTTGATATAGTCGAAGAGACAAATTACCAAGGCAGAACAGCTATAAGTCATGCCTTTGCATTAGGTGATGTTTCTATTATGGAGCAACATAATATTGCAAATCGTCTTGCACAGCAACAGGTGAAAATCATGTCTACAGTGCCATATAATATCAACCGTGTGATGCCACCAATCGATTTACTGTCAGAGCATGGAGTCGATGTGCATTTTGGTTGTGATGGATTTTTTGATTCATGGAGCCCATATGGTTCTGGAGATATTTTAGAAAAAGTAACTACTTTTGCAGACATTTCTCGAAAACTAGATGAACGTTCCATACGTCAAACATTGAAATACATTACAAATGGTATTACGCCATTAGATACAAATGGTCAGAAAGTTTGGCCAAATATTAACGATGAAGCAAGTTTCGTATTTTTTGACGCAGTTTCAAGCGCCGAAGTCATTGCAAGAAGACCTTTAGATCGTACTGTCATGTCTAAAGGAAAATTTATTCGTTAAACATAATTGGAGAGGCATACTGAAATTGTGCCGTGCTAATAATAAAATTATCCCCCTTAAATAATTTTATATAGACGAAAATCCACTTACATTCCTATGCTGAAGTATCGCTTTCATGGTGAAAGCGATACTGGCAAAGGAAGGCGAAGCGGTTTTTTTAATTTGTAGCAAATGTTTTATCAGTGGGGTTCAAACTCCGGCTGAATCAAGAAAAAAATCTCGCCGTAATTGCGCAGAGATGTAAATGATTATTTTTCATGTGAGAAGGAGCAATAAATGAAACAACTAACAACATACATGATTTTATTTAGCTGTGTATTTTTTTGGGCTAGTAACTTTATTATTGGCGCTATTTTAATTCATCATTGGGATCCTATAGTGATTTCCATTTACAGACTGATTGTAATTGTTCTATTTTTAGGGTGTATAAGTTGGCGATTTATCATCCATTTATCCGTTACGCGCCGCGATATTTTATTATTAATTGTAGCTGGCATTTTAGGTGTTGCGATTAATCACTATAGTTTTTATGCAAGTCTTCAGCATACTACTCCAATAACAGCAGCTCTCATTTTAGCTTGTGCACCGATTGTTACGTCGTTACTTAATAAAATAATCTATAAAGAATATCGAAATAGTATTTTTTGGATTGGTGCTATTATTTCAATAGTTGGCGTTTCAATGATTATTACAAAAGGAGCATTTATCGGCATTTCAATCGGTAAAGGTGAAATTTTAAGCTTGATTACGATGTTAAGTTTTGCACTTTTCCTAATTATTGTAAATGACCTTAGCGCAAGAATTTCTGCGGCGGCTATTACTTTTTATACAAACTTGATTGGTCTAATTGTTCTCATGCCATTCGGAGCATCTATAGTAGCCCAAAAGAATATGCAAGTGGCATTTCCATATTGGTTACTGCTAATTATTTCAGCTATCGTTATTCATGGAATTAGTAATTTAATGTGGAATAGAAAAATGAAAGAAATAGGGTCGACAAATGCATCGCTTTTGTTAAATTTTGAACCAGCTATCGCGATGATTCTAAGTGCTATTATTTTAAATCAGCTGCCAACTAGCATCCAAATTTACGGTTCTTTGTTGATTCTATTAGGAATAATCCTTTGTATTTACTATAAAGAAATAAAGGGGTTAGTTTATAAATAAGAGGGCTATTGCTATCGTTGATTTCCGCTACGGGCGGGCGCTTTCCGCGGGCACAACGTAAGCCACAGGAGTCTACATGGATTTTTACATGGTAAGTCATAAAACACACGACTATCTTTGTAAATTGTTTGAGTGCCTGGTACCTCTCTTAGATTCCTAGCATAAAACCGGCTCCTAAAGCGTAAAAATTCACTGCGCTTTCCGCGGGCACACACGTAAGCCGCAACCCTCGCTAACGCGCGGTTTGTTGCGTCTTACGTTCTGTGCGTTCCCGCAGGAGTCTACGTGGATTTTTACTCGGAAATTAATAAAATACCCTACTAGCAGTGCTAGAGTTAAAAATTGTTTGAGTGCCTGGCACTAAGCGTATTCTAAATAAGAACTATTGCCACCGTTGATTTCCACTACGGGCGGGCGCTTTCCGCGGGCACATCGTAAGCCAGAGGAAGTCTACATGGATTTTTACTTGGTAAGTCATAAAACATCCTGGTAAATTGTTTGAGTGCCTGGCACCTCTCTTAGATTCCTAGCATAATACCGGCTCCTAAAGCGTAAAAATCCACTGCGATTTCCGCGGGCACATACGTAAGTCACAACCGTTCGCTAACCGCGGTGTGTTGCGTCTTACGTTCTGTGCGTTCCCGCAGGAGTCTACATGGATTTTTACTTGTTAAGTCATAAAACATCCTGGTAAATTGTTTGAGTGCCTGGCACCTCTCTTAGATTCCTAGCATAATACCGGCTCCTAAAGCGTAAAAATTCACTGCGCTTTCCGCGGGCACACACGTAAGCCGCAACCCTCGCTAACGCGCGGTTTGTTGCGTCTTACGTTCTGTGCGTTCCCGCAGGAGTCTACGTGGATTTTTTCTTGGAATTTGAGTGCCTGGTACTTTTGTAGGTACATGGCACTAAAATTACTGTGTATCTTTTTTATGCAATGTGTAATTTAGAAACAGTATATATATTATAGGAAGGAAAACGGTTGTGATGGCGATACCCAACCAATTAAAATGTAGCCATATCGGACTGAGTAACGTACTTCCACAAGCAACACCAATATAATAAGAAACGAGATACAGGCTTGCCGCACTGCCTTTTTGGTGGATAGCTGTACGACTAACGGTTGCTGATGTTAAGGCATGGGCGGTGAAAAAGCCTAAACATGCAATGCAAAGTCCCACAATTACGATAATGAGTGAATCGTTTAATGTTAGGATTATTCCACTAACTAATAAAAACACGCCATATGTTCGAACGCGATTAATGCCTTTTTTTTCTGCAAGTGAGCTGGCAATAGGTGATCCGACGATACCTAAGCTATACGCTAAAAAAATAAATGAAATCATTTTTAATGATAGCGAAAAGGGCGGCTCTATTAAGTAATACGGAATGAAGGACCACATACCACTAAAGGATGTTTGGAGTACAATGCCTAGTCCGAACAAGATAAGCAGTTTTGGATTTTTTAGATGGAGCCAAAAGCCTTGTAAATCTTTTGAAATCGTACGATTGTTGACAGTAAAATTTCTTGATTTCGGAAGTGTAAGCAACACCATTATAAAAATTGCTATACCTAACAAAGCTAGTGAACTAAACGCTGTCTCCCAAGAATAGTGTTCAGTTACATAGCCCATTAACAAACGGCCAATCGTTCCTCCTAGCGCATTACATGAAATATAGAGAGAGGTAGCAAATCCCATTGACTGGCTATCAATCTCTTCGCTAATATAGGCGAGTGCCGCAGCAGGAACACCAGCAATAGCAAAGCCTTGAATAAAGCGTAATAGTATAATGGTTACAAAAGAATCAGTTAATGGCATAAATAGAAAAGGAATGACAGTCAGAATGATTGATAGTCTTATAAAAAGAATTCTTCCATGTCGATCCGATAAAAACCCTAAAACAATTAATCCGATAATAACCGATATCGTCGTAATCGAAACTGCAAGGCTAGCAAATGAAACTGAGACATGAAACTGTTCTGTAAAAAAGGGGAGCAATGGTTGAACTGAATACATCGCGGCAAAAACAAAAACCGATGCTCCTCCTAAACTAATAATAATCTGCCAAAATTGACGATCTTGAATGGAATACCCCTTTGTGCCACTGTCCATAAGGAAGCCCTTACTTCATTTGCTCTGGTAACCAAAGCGACAATTGTGGAAGTACAACTACGATAGCTAAGAACACAATCATTAAAATAATAAATGGAATAACCCCTTTGACAACTTCTCCGAGTTTTTCCTTCGCAATACCACTTACCACGAAAAGATTCAGACCTACTGGAGGTGTAATCATACCTAGTTCCATATTGATTGTCATAATAATTGCAAAGTGAATAAGGTTGATATCGAAGTGGACAAGAATTGGTAGCAATATTGGTAATGTAATTAAAATAATTGAAACGGCTTCTAAGAACATACCCATAATAAAGAATAAAACATTCACGACAATCATGAAAATCCATTTATTTAAATCACTCTCTGCAATCCAAGCACCAACTTGCTGAGGAACTTGTGCGTTCGTTAAATATAAACCGAATAGTGAAGCTGCACCGATAATTAAGAAAATCATCGCTGTAATATTAATGGACTCTACTAATACTTCACGAAAGTCTTTTAACTTCATTTCACGATAAATGAATAGTGATACTAATAAACCATAAAATACGGCAATAACTGCTGACTCAGTAGGTGTTACAACACCAGAATAGATAGTTCCTAAAATTAAGAACGGTAAGAAACCACCCCAAATGGCTTTTAATGATTTACGGCCACGTTCTTCCCAAGAGGCAGGCTCATCTCCTTTGAAACCATTGCGCTTTGCATAGAAGATAGCAGCAACAATCAAAATGCCTGTTAACGCAAGACCAGGAATAACACCAGCCATGAACAATTCACCAATGGATTGTTCGGATGTAATACCATAAATGATTAACGGAACACTTGGAGGTATTAAAATTCCTAGCGTACCACCAGCTGCAACAAGCCCCATTGAGTATCGCTTTTTATAGCCTGCAGAAATCATCGCAGGAACCATAATTGAACCGATTGCAGCGGCTGTTGCAGGTGAAGAACCTGAAATCGCTGCGAAAATAGCACAGGCAACGATTGTTACGACTGCAAGTCCTCCAGGCAGGTGACCAATCCAAGCACGTAATGCCTCTATTAAATATTTAGAAATTCCACCACGTGCCATGAGCACACCAGCAAGAACGAATCCTGGAATGGCCATCATCGGGAATGAATCTAGCGCTGTAAAAATTCGCTGTGGAATCATATTCATATTAAAGTCGATTTGGAAGAACACTAAAATCGTTGAAAGTGCTAAGCTAACTGCGACAGGTACACGTAAAAATAATAAAACAAAGAAACTAAGTAAGAGGATTAGCATATTCTTCGTCCTTTCCTCGTATAATATTGACTAATCTTTCTACGAATCTTAGTAAAAATAAAACGCCTGAAATCGGTAGTACTAAGTAGACAACCCACATTGGAATGCCGATATCAAGTGATACCATACCTGATGTATAGCGATTCTCAACTAATACAAATCCAAAGTACGTATAAATTAAACAAAATACGATACTTAAACTTGTTGCGACTAAATCTAAAATGCGTTTATTTGATGGTTTTAATTTATCGTATAAAATATCTACTTGGATGTGCTGATTGTGACGAAGTGCTAAACCGAAGCCAAGAAACGTTCCCCAAATAATTGCGTAACGTGCTAATTCTTCTACCCAAGCTTGAGGTTCGTTAAAAATATAACGCATCATTACACCGTAGAAGATTAGTGCAATACCAGCTACGAAAAAGAATCCAGCAAGAATTTCCTCTAAATAGCCCCATACTTTATGTAAAACATTCATCCTGATGCCTCCTTAAAATATAAGATGATAAGATTTTTCTCCTATAAAGTAAAACGGGATTGTAAGCGATTTACTTTAAGAAAAAGAGTGAGTGTCGATTACTTATCGACACTCAGTCTAAAGAACTTATTTCAAATCACGAATACCATTAATTAATTCTTCCGTAATAGCTTTACCGAACTCTTCGTAAACTGGCTCAAGCTCAGCTTTAATAGCGTCTTTTTGAGCAGATGTTAATTCAATCACTTCAATACCAGAGTTCTTAATGTTTTCAAACGATTTTGCGTTTTCTTCAGCAGCTAATTCCCATGCTAAAGTTGTAGCTTCAGCTAAAGAATCCTCAACTGCTTTCAATAAATCAACAGGGATTTTTTCCCAGAATGGTTTGTTAACAAAGATTGCATAGTCAAGACGACCGTGTTCAGATACTGAGAAGTACTTTTGAACTTCTTGGTATTTTTGTGTATCGAAGTTGTTGAATGTGTTTTCTTGTCCATCAACTGTTCCTTGTTGAAGAGCAGCATATGTCTCACCGAATGAAATCGTAGCTGAGCCAGCATGTAAAGCTTTAAATTGTGCTTCAAGTACTTTACCTGCCTGTGCACGGAATTTTAAACCTTTAAAATCTTCAACATTGACAAGCGGATGTTTGTTATTTGAAAAATGTTTAAAGCCATTTTCCCAGAATACTAAACCTTTAATATCATTTGCTGCTAATTGATCTGATTCAAGAATTGTCTTTGCTACATCAGATTCAAAGAACTTGCGAGCATGCTCTTCATCTTCAAAAAGGTAAGGCATGTCCACGTACTGCCAACGAGGGTCAATTTTCACCATTTTTGTAACAGATGGTGCAATCATATGTACGTTTCCAGATACTAAAGCATCAAGCTCGTCATTATCGCCATATAATTGAGATGATGGATAAACTTCAACTTTTACTTTACCATCTGTTTTCTCATCCACTAATTTTGCAAAAGCTTCAGAAGCTTTCCCTTTAACACTATCAATTGATGTTACGTGAGAAAATTTTATAACAAGTGGTTTTTCTTTTGTATAGCCACCATCTCCATCAGCTGCTGGAGCAGAAGCTGCTTCTTTTTTATCGCCACTACATGCAGCTAATGCAAGCATAAGCACAGTTATAAGTGACATTAAAAGCCATTTTTTCAATTCAAATCCCCCTTAAAGTTTTGATTATAGTTAAAAGGATCCCCTTTAAACCCAAGTTAGTGACGTGATTGGTTTTTTGGCAGCGCAAGTATGTATTTCTTGCTATAACTTTTGGCGTAATAATCATAGACTGGTTCAAATGCTGACTCCCATTTCTTAACATCCTCATCCGTGAAATAATGAATATTGATGCAATTACAAGCTTCCATTTCTTGCAAACGTTCTGCTGTAAGATTTTCTGCAAGTTGCCATTCCCATTCCTGTACCTCTGCAAGTGTATCGATAAGCAATGTTTGAACATCCTTCGGTAAGGACTGCCAAAATTCATTGTTCATGAGTAGTAAATAACCTAAATAACCATGATTACTAATTGTTAAGTAGTCTTGTAGGGAATGTAGATTTTTACTAGTAATATTCGTGAGTGTATTTTCTTGTCCATCTACATTTCCTTTTTGTAATTGATGGAAAACGGTATTGAAATCTATTCTCTTTGGGTAGGCGCCAACACTAGAAAACTGCTCTGCTAAAATATCACTTGGCATAATACGCATGCGTAAGTTTTTCAAGTCAGTGATATCATGAATAGGGCGGATACTATTACTAAACTGTTTAAACCCGCTATCCCAAACTCCGATTGAAAACAGATTATGGTCATTTAATTTCTTCATTAAAGATTGACCAACATCACTATCAACGTATGTATGCACTTCTTCTGCATTTTTAAATGCATAGGGTAAGTCCATAACTGACCACTCAGGTACGAGCGTTGTAATTTTTGAAATAGCTGGTGCGATCATTTGAATATCTCCACGTAAAAGTGCATTCATTTCTTCACCGTCTTTATAAAGAACCCCATTTGGAAAGACCTGAATTTCTACATGACCGTTACTGCGCTGCTTAATAAGTTCGGCAAATTTGATTGCCGCCATTCCTTTTGGTGTGTTTTCACCAACTACATGTGAAAATCGAATGACAATTTGTTCTTCATGACTTAACTGCTCATTATCAGTAGGAAAATCTTGTTGCTGACAGGAAACTAACAGAACTGTCAGTAAAATGAGAACGCTAACAAATTGCTTGTTAATATGATTGCGCCACATACAAATTCACCTCTAATCTATTTAAGATGTGAACGCTTCTTATTCTATTGTAAATATTAAAATACACAATATTATGGTATTAATGAACATTTTGGTATTTATGGTATATAACAATTTATTATTTTGAAAAACTGTTACAAAACGGCTACATTGCTATTTTTGTAAATTCAAGTAGGGTTGCTTCTATATAAAAAAAGAATCTGCTAATCTTCTATGGGAAATGAAAGCAAGCAAGGTGTGATTGGCAAAGTGTATACAGATGCCTGTTGCTTTCCCATGAAAAGTGAACAGATTCTTGGTATTTGGATATTATTGGAATGGTCAACAAAATAGAGCGATAATATACCAATTCATTATTATTTAATAGAATAGTATTTAGTTGGCCGTCCTACAGTTCCGTATTTTAATTCAATATGCACAGTACCTTTTGTAGCTAAAAAGTCTAAATACTTTCGTACAGTTACTCTTGCCATACCAACATTTTGTGCAAGCTGTTCAGAAGTAATCGGTGCTTGATGTGTCGTTAAGTAACCTAAAATTTGCTCCATTGTAATGTTATTTAAGCCTTTTGGAAGTTCTAATATTTCATGTTGTATACCTAACCATTGATCGATATCCTCTTGATTAATAGTAGCTGTACTTAATAAATTTTTTGTAGAGTTTTTATATTGTAGCAAAGCCCTCTCAAAGCGATCAAAACGAAATGGCTTTATAAGGTAATCGATTGCACCTAGTCGAAGGGATTCTTGTACAGTGGGTGCATCTCGAGCAGCTGTAATCATAATAATATCTGATGGAATACGTTGTGCTCGAATTTTTAAAAACAATTCCATTCCTGTCATATCTGGCAAGAACATATCAAGTAAAATAAGGTTTGGTTTTTGAATAATGATTTTTTCATATGCATCACGTCCATTGACCGACTCCCCTATGAGTTGAAAGCCGCTCATTTTATTCAAAAACCCTTTGTTTACCTCAAGCACCATTGGATCATCTTCTACGATAAAAACTGTGATTTTGCTCATTGTTCTTCTATCACCCCTATATTAATTGTAATTGTTGTACCCGTATGAACAGTGGATTCTACTTGAATCGTGCCGTTGTTGGATTCGACAATTTGTTTGACAAGTGCAAGTCCAATGCCATGTCCTTCTTTTTGTTTCGTACTAAATCCGTAATCAAAAATTCGTTGGGGTATGCCTTCAATACCTTTACCACTGTCCTGTACTTCTATAATTAAATAATGCTTATCACCAATGATTGTTAAGTGAACATCCTTGTGTTCACATTCAAAGCAAGCTTCCATTGCATTGTCCAATAAGTTGCCAATGATTGTAATAATATCGCCACTCGATAAGCCACTCATAAAATCAACAAGATTAGATTCTTCATCAATTGTGAGTTCAACCCCTAGTTCCTTAGCACGTGAGTATTTGCCGAGTAATAAACCTTGAATTGAATAATCCTGAAATTTATCATGCAAGCTTTGAATTAGTTCTTC
The genomic region above belongs to Lysinibacillus sp. FSL W8-0992 and contains:
- a CDS encoding amidohydrolase produces the protein MKQWLTNVLLETGEYIKDNNTVGTKVELFNIEITEGLISQIIPATQAIDASQNATDMKGKLLLPAFKEMHNHLDKTYLSLPWKAVIPSKNLKDRLEQEARELPILAHTGKQRAVSMIEKIINNGTNHIRTHVNIDPYIGLKNLEGVLAALDDYKDIVTAEVIAFPQHGLLRDNVPQLLREALRNGATMIGGLDPAGIDNTIERSLYETMDIAHEFNVDVDIHLHDGGHVGYYTIDKWLDIVEETNYQGRTAISHAFALGDVSIMEQHNIANRLAQQQVKIMSTVPYNINRVMPPIDLLSEHGVDVHFGCDGFFDSWSPYGSGDILEKVTTFADISRKLDERSIRQTLKYITNGITPLDTNGQKVWPNINDEASFVFFDAVSSAEVIARRPLDRTVMSKGKFIR
- a CDS encoding DMT family transporter, with protein sequence MKQLTTYMILFSCVFFWASNFIIGAILIHHWDPIVISIYRLIVIVLFLGCISWRFIIHLSVTRRDILLLIVAGILGVAINHYSFYASLQHTTPITAALILACAPIVTSLLNKIIYKEYRNSIFWIGAIISIVGVSMIITKGAFIGISIGKGEILSLITMLSFALFLIIVNDLSARISAAAITFYTNLIGLIVLMPFGASIVAQKNMQVAFPYWLLLIISAIVIHGISNLMWNRKMKEIGSTNASLLLNFEPAIAMILSAIILNQLPTSIQIYGSLLILLGIILCIYYKEIKGLVYK
- a CDS encoding MFS transporter encodes the protein MDSGTKGYSIQDRQFWQIIISLGGASVFVFAAMYSVQPLLPFFTEQFHVSVSFASLAVSITTISVIIGLIVLGFLSDRHGRILFIRLSIILTVIPFLFMPLTDSFVTIILLRFIQGFAIAGVPAAALAYISEEIDSQSMGFATSLYISCNALGGTIGRLLMGYVTEHYSWETAFSSLALLGIAIFIMVLLTLPKSRNFTVNNRTISKDLQGFWLHLKNPKLLILFGLGIVLQTSFSGMWSFIPYYLIEPPFSLSLKMISFIFLAYSLGIVGSPIASSLAEKKGINRVRTYGVFLLVSGIILTLNDSLIIVIVGLCIACLGFFTAHALTSATVSRTAIHQKGSAASLYLVSYYIGVACGSTLLSPIWLHFNWLGIAITTVFLPIIYILFLNYTLHKKDTQ
- a CDS encoding TRAP transporter large permease, producing the protein MLILLLSFFVLLFLRVPVAVSLALSTILVFFQIDFNMNMIPQRIFTALDSFPMMAIPGFVLAGVLMARGGISKYLIEALRAWIGHLPGGLAVVTIVACAIFAAISGSSPATAAAIGSIMVPAMISAGYKKRYSMGLVAAGGTLGILIPPSVPLIIYGITSEQSIGELFMAGVIPGLALTGILIVAAIFYAKRNGFKGDEPASWEERGRKSLKAIWGGFLPFLILGTIYSGVVTPTESAVIAVFYGLLVSLFIYREMKLKDFREVLVESINITAMIFLIIGAASLFGLYLTNAQVPQQVGAWIAESDLNKWIFMIVVNVLFFIMGMFLEAVSIILITLPILLPILVHFDINLIHFAIIMTINMELGMITPPVGLNLFVVSGIAKEKLGEVVKGVIPFIILMIVFLAIVVVLPQLSLWLPEQMK
- a CDS encoding TRAP transporter small permease, encoding MNVLHKVWGYLEEILAGFFFVAGIALIFYGVMMRYIFNEPQAWVEELARYAIIWGTFLGFGLALRHNQHIQVDILYDKLKPSNKRILDLVATSLSIVFCLIYTYFGFVLVENRYTSGMVSLDIGIPMWVVYLVLPISGVLFLLRFVERLVNIIRGKDEEYANPLT
- a CDS encoding DctP family TRAP transporter solute-binding subunit; translation: MKKWLLMSLITVLMLALAACSGDKKEAASAPAADGDGGYTKEKPLVIKFSHVTSIDSVKGKASEAFAKLVDEKTDGKVKVEVYPSSQLYGDNDELDALVSGNVHMIAPSVTKMVKIDPRWQYVDMPYLFEDEEHARKFFESDVAKTILESDQLAANDIKGLVFWENGFKHFSNNKHPLVNVEDFKGLKFRAQAGKVLEAQFKALHAGSATISFGETYAALQQGTVDGQENTFNNFDTQKYQEVQKYFSVSEHGRLDYAIFVNKPFWEKIPVDLLKAVEDSLAEATTLAWELAAEENAKSFENIKNSGIEVIELTSAQKDAIKAELEPVYEEFGKAITEELINGIRDLK
- a CDS encoding DctP family TRAP transporter solute-binding subunit, which encodes MWRNHINKQFVSVLILLTVLLVSCQQQDFPTDNEQLSHEEQIVIRFSHVVGENTPKGMAAIKFAELIKQRSNGHVEIQVFPNGVLYKDGEEMNALLRGDIQMIAPAISKITTLVPEWSVMDLPYAFKNAEEVHTYVDSDVGQSLMKKLNDHNLFSIGVWDSGFKQFSNSIRPIHDITDLKNLRMRIMPSDILAEQFSSVGAYPKRIDFNTVFHQLQKGNVDGQENTLTNITSKNLHSLQDYLTISNHGYLGYLLLMNNEFWQSLPKDVQTLLIDTLAEVQEWEWQLAENLTAERLQEMEACNCINIHYFTDEDVKKWESAFEPVYDYYAKSYSKKYILALPKNQSRH
- a CDS encoding response regulator, which codes for MSKITVFIVEDDPMVLEVNKGFLNKMSGFQLIGESVNGRDAYEKIIIQKPNLILLDMFLPDMTGMELFLKIRAQRIPSDIIMITAARDAPTVQESLRLGAIDYLIKPFRFDRFERALLQYKNSTKNLLSTATINQEDIDQWLGIQHEILELPKGLNNITMEQILGYLTTHQAPITSEQLAQNVGMARVTVRKYLDFLATKGTVHIELKYGTVGRPTKYYSIK